The following proteins come from a genomic window of Lolium rigidum isolate FL_2022 chromosome 5, APGP_CSIRO_Lrig_0.1, whole genome shotgun sequence:
- the LOC124658001 gene encoding mitochondrial uncoupling protein 5-like — protein MGLKGFVEGGAASVVAGCSTHPLDLIKVRMQLHGELPPPAPAMRFALVFPFPQHHHHDLLHPPPRKPGPIAMGAQILRAEGPTGLLSGVSATVLRQAVYSSTSMGLYDTIKRRWERDSGGAPLPLHRKLAAGLVAGGVGSTVGNPADVAMVRMQADGRLPAAERRNYRSVAHAIARIARDEGVRSLWRGSSLTVNRAMIVTASQLATYDQAKEAILSRRGPAADGLATHVAASFAAGLVAAAASSPVDCVKTRVMNMKVQPGCPPPYAGALDCAIKTVRSEGALALYKGFIPTVTRQGPFTVVLFVTLEQVRKLLKDFDF, from the coding sequence atgGGGCTGAAGGGCTTCGTcgagggcggcgccgcctccgTCGTCGCCGGCTGCTCCACGCACCCGCTCGACCTCATCAAGGTCCGCATGCAGCTCCACGGCGAGCTGCCCCCACCTGCCCCCGCCATGCGCTTCGCCCTCGTCTTCCCCTTcccgcagcaccaccaccacgacctcctccacccgccgccgcgcaAGCCCGGGCCCATCGCCATGGGCGCCCAGATCTTGCGCGCCGAGGGCCCCACCGGGCTCCTCTCGGGGGTCTCCGCCACCGTGCTGCGCCAGGCcgtctactcctccacctccatggGCCTCTACGACACCATCAAGCGCCGGTGGGAGCGGGACTCCGGCGGCGCCCCGCTCCCGCTGCACCGCAAGCTCGCCGCCGGGCTCGTCGCCGGCGGCGTCGGCTCCACCGTCGGCAACCCCGCCGACGTCGCCATGGTGCGGATGCAGGCCGACGGGCGCCTCCCCGCCGCCGAGCGCCGCAACTACCGCAGCGTCGCGCACGCCATCGCCCGCATCGCGCGCGACGAGGGCGTGCGCAGCCTCTGGCGCGGCTCCTCGCTCACCGTCAACCGCGCCATGATCGTCACCGCCTCGCAGCTCGCCACCTACGACCAGGCCAAGGAGGCCATCCTCTCCCGCCGCGGCCCCGCCGCCGACGGGCTCGCCACGCACGTCGCCGCCAGCTTCGCCGCcggcctcgtcgccgccgccgcctccagccccGTCGACTGCGTCAAGACCAGGGTCATGAACATGAAGGTGCAGCCCGGCTGCCCGCCACCCTACGCCGGCGCGCTCGACTGCGCCATCAAGACCGTCCGGTCCGAGGGCGCCCTCGCGCTCTACAAGGGGTTCATACCCACCGTTACGCGCCAGGGGCCCTTCACCGTCGTGCTCTTCGTCACGCTCGAGCAGGTTCGCAAGTTGCTCAAGGACTTCGATTTCTGA